A region from the Leptolyngbya iicbica LK genome encodes:
- a CDS encoding phage holin family protein: MWSIFLSGLATALSLLVVDLVVPGVRIETIAAAAIAAASVGLVNAFIKPILQTISIPITILSFGLFAIVVNGLCFWLSSLAVPGFYVKGILGFVLGPIVLSFVSTALSNYLTNHAPAFMRDSSDLSAENPSQS; this comes from the coding sequence ATGTGGAGCATTTTTTTGTCAGGATTAGCCACTGCGCTCAGTTTGCTGGTCGTGGATTTGGTTGTGCCCGGTGTCAGGATTGAGACGATCGCAGCTGCCGCGATCGCAGCGGCTTCAGTCGGTTTAGTCAACGCCTTTATTAAGCCGATTTTGCAAACCATTTCGATTCCGATCACGATCTTGAGCTTTGGCTTATTTGCGATCGTGGTGAATGGCTTATGCTTCTGGCTCTCTTCCCTCGCGGTTCCCGGTTTTTATGTGAAGGGAATTTTAGGCTTCGTGCTTGGCCCCATCGTACTGTCCTTTGTCAGCACAGCGCTGAGCAACTATCTCACCAACCATGCACCAGCTTTCATGCGTGATAGTTCTGACTTGAGTGCCGAAAATCCTTCACAGTCGTAA
- a CDS encoding Mu transposase C-terminal domain-containing protein encodes MDEPVTKAIINESQELAATGEQEHLLLDELSPELQRKVELISAIVNAPDSKTERQRIDVAAKELCKCTKTIRSYRDALREDGVVALTRTGRSDKGDQRHISQPWRDLVLELFQRGQKNSRRRNRNQVWLLIQGITSKLRADEWQHPDKLNELMDWYAQKLGCAEENKKSKLNKILGALRKELEAGTLMPPKSHQSVYNIINAYLEKQSRKARHPGQGLEQVIQTTTGDLLLQYTNDLFQADHTGLDLLLVDADGNEIGYPFLTVIIECTSGCVIGFYLGFKQPGSHEVALALRHAVLPKHYGPEYKLEHQWQCVGTPKYLMTDRAKEFKSTHLQQIAAELGFELRYRAYPSQGGLVESVFDKLNKEVLSTLPGYKGSNVQKRPKDAQKHACISVEELEKELVRYFCDHYNQHLYPRMKDRTRMMQWEEKLAEPPIVPNERELDLCLLKRKKSAKVQKYGTIQFCNEIFQGDCLVGRETEKISLRFDPSDIIHILAYTLETANSPAKFLGVLRACDRKEQKLSLQSLKLEQRLIRERGSEIDQTSIFLDALERNELAERKVRGKRKQQRRKEHERTGRSEGLGNVVEFKRQENEEQAKDVPAVAATQKPVKRLKPKRSAKVAAVNWQQQLDESW; translated from the coding sequence ATGGATGAGCCAGTAACTAAAGCAATTATTAACGAATCACAGGAATTAGCAGCCACTGGTGAGCAGGAGCATCTGCTACTGGATGAGTTGTCACCTGAGTTGCAGCGCAAGGTTGAGCTGATATCCGCGATCGTGAATGCCCCTGACAGCAAGACCGAACGACAGCGGATTGATGTTGCGGCGAAAGAACTCTGTAAATGTACCAAAACCATCCGCTCCTATCGAGATGCTCTCAGAGAGGATGGAGTGGTGGCGCTGACGAGAACTGGGCGGTCAGACAAAGGTGACCAGCGTCATATTTCACAGCCATGGCGAGATCTCGTACTAGAACTCTTTCAACGAGGGCAGAAGAATAGCCGCCGTCGCAATCGCAATCAGGTCTGGTTATTGATTCAGGGCATCACATCAAAGCTCAGAGCAGATGAGTGGCAACACCCTGATAAGTTGAATGAACTAATGGACTGGTACGCCCAGAAATTAGGTTGTGCTGAGGAGAACAAGAAAAGCAAGCTGAACAAGATTTTGGGGGCTCTTCGCAAAGAGTTGGAAGCAGGCACTTTGATGCCACCAAAATCTCATCAGTCGGTTTACAACATCATCAATGCTTATTTGGAAAAGCAAAGCCGAAAAGCACGCCACCCAGGTCAAGGACTAGAACAGGTTATCCAAACAACTACTGGGGATTTGCTTCTGCAGTATACGAATGACCTTTTTCAGGCAGATCATACAGGCCTCGATCTCTTGCTGGTAGATGCCGATGGCAATGAAATTGGTTATCCGTTTTTGACCGTCATTATTGAATGTACTTCTGGGTGTGTGATTGGTTTTTACCTGGGTTTTAAGCAACCGGGTTCACACGAAGTGGCATTAGCATTGCGTCACGCTGTCTTGCCAAAGCATTACGGGCCAGAATACAAGCTAGAGCATCAGTGGCAATGTGTTGGTACACCGAAGTACTTGATGACCGATCGGGCGAAGGAGTTTAAGTCTACGCACTTACAGCAGATTGCGGCTGAACTGGGCTTTGAACTCCGCTATCGTGCCTATCCTTCCCAAGGTGGTTTGGTCGAATCTGTATTCGACAAACTCAACAAGGAAGTACTTTCGACACTGCCAGGTTACAAAGGCTCTAATGTCCAGAAGCGGCCTAAGGATGCGCAGAAGCATGCCTGCATCAGTGTTGAGGAGTTAGAAAAAGAACTGGTTCGTTACTTTTGCGATCATTACAACCAGCATTTATACCCGCGCATGAAAGACCGGACTCGTATGATGCAGTGGGAAGAGAAGCTGGCTGAACCGCCAATTGTGCCCAATGAGCGAGAACTGGATCTGTGTCTGCTGAAGCGTAAAAAATCCGCCAAAGTTCAGAAGTATGGCACGATTCAGTTTTGCAATGAAATTTTTCAAGGTGATTGTCTTGTCGGTAGGGAAACCGAGAAGATCAGCCTCCGTTTTGACCCAAGCGACATTATCCATATCTTGGCTTATACCCTGGAGACAGCCAACTCACCGGCAAAGTTTTTGGGGGTTCTTAGGGCTTGCGATCGCAAAGAACAAAAACTCTCTCTTCAATCTCTGAAATTGGAACAACGGCTAATCCGCGAACGGGGTAGTGAAATTGATCAGACTTCCATCTTCTTGGACGCTCTGGAGCGCAATGAACTAGCTGAACGCAAGGTAAGAGGTAAGCGCAAGCAGCAGCGGCGTAAGGAACATGAGCGTACAGGACGTTCTGAGGGACTCGGTAACGTTGTTGAGTTCAAGCGGCAGGAGAACGAAGAACAAGCGAAAGATGTACCGGCTGTAGCAGCAACTCAAAAACCTGTGAAGCGCCTGAAACCGAAGCGATCGGCCAAGGTGGCCGCAGTCAATTGGCAACAGCAATTAGATGAAAGTTGGTAA
- a CDS encoding IS4 family transposase — MTEITRIQAALRPHLSWHGARLTFLALFLVALFRVETVNLERLASVFANRAQSASNHKRLTRFFRKFVIDFEEIAQAVVSWSQIPEPWTLSLDRTNWSFGTVNFNILMLGIVHEGVAFPVMWTMLDKRGNSNSDERMDLLERFERVFPNAQIRCLTGDREFVGREWCSFLLVPDAIPFRLRLRHSDRISSRSGKQRQTGERVFANLKVGEQRHLSGKRWVWGRRVYIVATRLEDGELLILATGHQPQTAFADYRLRWGIETLFATLKTRGFNLESTHFCHAERLSKLIALLALAFCWAMLTGLWQHQQHPIPLKAHGRRAKSLFRYGCDFLRRTFSDFSLRRSEFNQALKLLSLY, encoded by the coding sequence ATGACCGAGATTACCCGAATTCAAGCCGCTTTGCGTCCCCACTTGTCTTGGCATGGAGCCCGACTCACCTTCCTAGCACTGTTCCTCGTGGCGCTGTTTCGCGTCGAAACCGTCAATTTAGAGAGGCTCGCCTCGGTCTTTGCCAATCGGGCGCAGAGTGCCTCAAACCATAAGCGTTTGACCCGCTTCTTTCGTAAGTTTGTCATTGACTTTGAGGAAATTGCTCAGGCTGTCGTGAGTTGGAGTCAAATTCCTGAGCCTTGGACGCTGAGCCTCGACCGCACCAACTGGTCCTTCGGCACGGTTAATTTCAACATCCTGATGCTGGGTATTGTCCACGAGGGCGTCGCCTTTCCGGTGATGTGGACGATGCTGGATAAACGCGGCAACAGCAATAGTGACGAGCGGATGGATTTGCTCGAACGCTTCGAGCGCGTCTTCCCCAACGCCCAGATTCGCTGTCTGACAGGAGACCGAGAATTCGTGGGTCGAGAGTGGTGTAGCTTCTTGCTGGTGCCGGATGCCATCCCGTTTCGGCTCCGACTGCGTCACAGTGACCGCATTAGCTCGCGCTCCGGGAAGCAGCGCCAAACAGGGGAGCGAGTCTTTGCCAATTTGAAGGTCGGCGAGCAGCGCCATCTCTCTGGCAAGCGCTGGGTCTGGGGTCGTCGGGTCTACATCGTCGCCACCCGGTTGGAAGATGGCGAACTGCTCATTCTCGCGACTGGTCATCAGCCTCAAACCGCCTTCGCCGATTATCGTTTGCGGTGGGGCATTGAGACGCTGTTTGCGACCTTGAAAACACGGGGCTTCAATCTCGAATCGACTCATTTCTGCCACGCCGAACGGCTTAGCAAGTTGATAGCGCTGTTGGCTTTGGCCTTCTGCTGGGCCATGCTCACCGGTCTTTGGCAACACCAGCAACACCCCATTCCACTAAAAGCTCATGGGCGTAGAGCGAAGAGTTTGTTCCGCTACGGTTGTGACTTTCTCAGGCGCACTTTCTCGGACTTCTCCCTGCGGCGTTCTGAATTTAATCAGGCTCTAAAACTTTTGTCCTTGTACTGA
- a CDS encoding AAA family ATPase — translation MKLLSVKLFNFRQFWGEVALDLAHQGDRTTTIIHGNNGAGKTTLLNAFTWVLYESFSAAFAAGPLVNNRALAEAPAGSRVECWVEVLFEHNRKEYLVRRSRYVDKSQEAGANPEETSGALQLKINGELVRDEEQVEEMIGNVLPSTLHRYFFFDGERIEQIVKSENREDMATAIKTLLSVEMLERGIRHLDYARKMLERELKEIGDTETKRLVSEKSALEEERARKTERREAIVQDLLDQEDLKQKYMAQLRDLASVKEIQQRRDDLQAQMEELEQQLNRSEDRLRRTISSRGYMVFLKDTIADFKELAADLRRKGELPAGIKRQFVQDLLDQQSCICGAELTTGTANRQAVESWLDKGGLQDVEEAVIKMGGEVESLERQIPEFWAEIDQEQASIENLRQKIGRLQDQLSGIREQLKDDADTNVQGIERRLEDTENKITDRHREDAVLKDEVSRLDAAIAGVDKKIKAHKARDQEQARVNRQREAALEAIARLEEVKHRVDVKFRGVLEAKVREIFRKISFTPYLPKLTEKYELMLIDPNLEGSGDALVGASTGQNQILSLAFIGSVIDRVRVWSQKHSAIGLDGGGFPIVMDSPFGSLDSVNRSNIAEAITELADQLVVMVSKTQWLNEVEREMEESAGAEYVLVYYTAKEDAQPDEMERYGRRYPLVKRSPNEFTWTEVIRVDRIEA, via the coding sequence ATGAAGCTGCTATCGGTCAAACTCTTTAACTTTCGGCAATTTTGGGGTGAGGTGGCGCTGGATTTAGCCCACCAGGGCGATCGCACCACGACGATCATCCACGGCAATAATGGCGCGGGCAAAACGACGCTGCTAAATGCCTTTACCTGGGTGCTGTATGAATCGTTCAGTGCGGCGTTTGCGGCGGGACCGCTGGTGAACAATCGGGCCTTGGCGGAGGCCCCCGCTGGTAGCCGGGTGGAGTGCTGGGTGGAGGTGCTGTTTGAGCATAACCGCAAGGAATATTTGGTGCGGCGATCGCGCTATGTCGACAAGTCTCAGGAAGCGGGGGCGAACCCTGAGGAAACGTCGGGAGCCCTGCAACTGAAAATTAATGGCGAGTTGGTGCGCGATGAAGAGCAAGTTGAGGAAATGATCGGGAATGTGTTGCCCAGCACCCTGCATCGCTATTTCTTCTTTGATGGGGAACGGATTGAGCAAATTGTGAAGTCTGAGAACCGGGAAGATATGGCCACGGCGATCAAAACACTGTTGAGCGTGGAAATGCTGGAGCGGGGCATTCGGCATTTAGACTATGCCCGCAAGATGCTAGAGCGGGAACTGAAGGAAATTGGGGATACCGAGACTAAACGATTGGTATCAGAAAAGTCAGCATTAGAAGAAGAGCGAGCCCGCAAGACGGAACGTCGTGAGGCGATCGTGCAGGATTTGCTGGATCAGGAAGATCTGAAGCAAAAGTACATGGCCCAACTGCGGGATCTGGCTAGCGTGAAGGAGATTCAGCAGCGGCGCGATGACCTGCAAGCCCAGATGGAGGAGCTGGAGCAGCAGCTCAACCGCAGTGAAGATCGGCTGCGGCGTACCATTTCGTCACGGGGCTACATGGTGTTTTTGAAGGACACCATCGCGGACTTTAAGGAACTGGCGGCGGATTTGCGGCGTAAGGGCGAGTTACCGGCGGGCATTAAGCGGCAGTTTGTGCAGGATTTGTTGGATCAGCAAAGCTGTATCTGTGGGGCGGAGCTGACCACGGGCACGGCGAATCGGCAGGCGGTGGAATCCTGGCTGGATAAGGGCGGTTTGCAGGATGTGGAAGAGGCCGTCATTAAAATGGGCGGCGAGGTGGAAAGTTTAGAGCGGCAGATTCCCGAATTTTGGGCGGAGATTGACCAGGAGCAGGCCAGCATTGAAAACTTGCGGCAGAAGATTGGGCGGCTGCAAGATCAGCTCAGCGGCATTCGCGAACAGTTGAAGGATGATGCGGATACGAATGTGCAGGGCATTGAGCGGCGACTGGAAGATACGGAAAACAAAATCACCGATCGCCATCGGGAAGATGCGGTGTTGAAGGATGAGGTCAGTCGTTTGGATGCAGCGATCGCGGGGGTGGATAAGAAAATCAAGGCCCACAAGGCGAGGGATCAGGAACAGGCCCGAGTGAATCGCCAGCGGGAGGCGGCGTTGGAGGCGATCGCTCGGTTGGAAGAGGTGAAGCATCGGGTGGATGTGAAGTTTCGCGGGGTGTTGGAGGCAAAGGTGCGGGAAATTTTCCGCAAGATTTCGTTTACGCCGTATCTGCCGAAGCTGACGGAAAAGTATGAGCTGATGCTGATTGACCCGAATCTGGAGGGCAGCGGGGATGCGCTGGTGGGGGCATCGACGGGGCAAAATCAGATTCTCAGTTTGGCGTTTATTGGCAGTGTGATCGACCGGGTGCGGGTGTGGAGCCAGAAGCATTCGGCGATCGGGCTGGATGGCGGCGGTTTTCCCATTGTGATGGATTCGCCTTTTGGCAGTTTGGACTCGGTGAACCGCAGCAATATCGCTGAGGCGATTACGGAACTGGCGGATCAGCTGGTGGTGATGGTGAGCAAGACCCAATGGCTGAATGAGGTGGAACGGGAGATGGAGGAGTCGGCGGGGGCGGAATATGTGTTGGTGTATTACACCGCGAAGGAGGATGCCCAACCGGATGAGATGGAGCGCTACGGGCGGCGTTATCCGTTGGTGAAGCGGAGTCCAAACGAGTTTACCTGGACTGAGGTAATCAGG
- a CDS encoding AAA family ATPase has product MAQPQPVNPQQSSVKSPAFDIQAEIERIRSGGPLLTTQRDDVLHEWLDEQRESGNPGFICSAKGSGVSDSCQYYRMQHVKRRGVIQQLPVSVVYMRVPTVCSVSHFYTSLLDALSHPITTGRLKDKRPRARGRLKSFQTKLLIVDDAEFLSYEAFCELAQIYDVLKIPAVLCGTYYLEKMLKKRYWDRVMNSFLDFHEYPPMTLDEMVEIIDSWETEFLQWPGESDLLNAEMAQLIHEQTGGLRDALNEVLRKAAIKALKQKSSQITADIIQSVVTRRVQPRIKPGKEDEE; this is encoded by the coding sequence ATGGCACAACCTCAGCCCGTTAATCCACAACAGAGTTCTGTAAAGTCTCCTGCGTTTGACATTCAAGCGGAAATCGAGCGGATTAGAAGCGGTGGGCCATTGCTGACTACCCAACGAGATGATGTTCTGCATGAATGGCTAGACGAGCAGCGGGAATCTGGCAATCCTGGATTTATCTGTTCTGCAAAAGGATCAGGGGTTTCTGATTCTTGCCAGTACTATCGTATGCAGCATGTAAAACGGCGGGGCGTTATTCAGCAGCTTCCAGTTTCTGTGGTTTACATGCGGGTTCCGACTGTTTGCAGTGTCAGTCATTTCTATACTTCTTTGTTGGATGCCTTAAGTCATCCAATCACAACAGGCCGATTGAAGGATAAGCGCCCTAGAGCCCGAGGGCGTCTAAAGTCGTTTCAAACAAAACTGCTAATTGTTGATGATGCGGAATTCCTCTCATATGAGGCATTTTGCGAGCTAGCTCAAATCTATGACGTCCTGAAAATTCCAGCCGTTTTGTGTGGAACGTACTATCTGGAAAAGATGTTGAAAAAACGCTACTGGGATCGGGTCATGAACTCTTTCCTGGATTTCCATGAGTATCCGCCAATGACTCTGGATGAGATGGTAGAAATTATTGACTCCTGGGAAACGGAATTTTTACAGTGGCCAGGTGAATCAGATCTTCTGAATGCAGAAATGGCTCAACTAATCCATGAACAGACTGGTGGATTACGAGATGCTTTGAACGAGGTGCTGCGTAAAGCAGCTATTAAAGCTCTGAAACAGAAATCATCCCAGATTACAGCCGACATCATTCAATCGGTCGTGACTCGACGGGTTCAGCCTCGCATCAAACCAGGGAAGGAAGATGAAGAATGA
- a CDS encoding DEAD/DEAH box helicase family protein, translating into MSLRDLTLRKRYRSGRQDLLRDFYIPCLERSLIYNRAVGYFSSSSLALAAQGLTAFIKAGGRMRLVASPHLSEADIEAIAAGLQQRDAVIEAALTRELSQEFEGVVSDRLACLSWLLAHDRLEIKIAVVKDLQDEGIYHEKLGLFIDAEGNQIAFGGSANESARAYRRNFECITLFWSWRDGDAECIDEMSADFEDLWQNQTPELDVMEFPEAAKRKLLERCPEYPPEVDQEIEADRKAATPSGDYQTVPGVPMLPQALVLRDYQKKAIANWFKNKGRGTLKMATGSGKTITALAIASELYKKCVARNKPLQALLIVCPYRHLVTQWAEESRQFGLQPILAFNQAETWQSELQSQLLALMGGRQPFVTIITTNATLRQDSLQSQLAFLPSLTMIIGDEAHNLGAKNLADSLPDQVKLRLALSATPERYFDEAGTERIFDYFGPVLEPEFTLKDAIQAGALSQYVYHPLLVNLEPEEIERYAELTAAIGRAMGIGGREDNVALERLLFERARLICTAQNKLTTLRSLMADRLATDHTLFYCGDGSIEDETTAESQRQLEAVTDLLKYQLGYAVEPYIAETSLSARADLRYAFERGHVKGLVAIRCLDEGVDIPAIQTAVILASSSNPRQFIQRRGRILRKAPGKNRAELFDMIVVPPDLGREYWEIERRVLKGELTRFVEFADLALNAGEARKALYPLQEKYDLLDL; encoded by the coding sequence GTGTCGCTTCGAGACTTAACCTTACGCAAACGATATCGTAGCGGTCGCCAAGACTTGCTGCGGGATTTTTATATCCCTTGCCTAGAGCGATCGCTCATCTACAATCGGGCCGTGGGGTATTTCTCTAGTAGCTCACTGGCGCTTGCAGCGCAGGGATTAACTGCGTTCATTAAAGCGGGTGGTCGAATGCGACTGGTGGCATCACCCCACCTATCAGAGGCTGATATTGAAGCGATCGCCGCAGGGCTACAGCAACGAGACGCGGTCATTGAAGCCGCCCTGACTCGTGAACTCTCTCAGGAGTTTGAGGGGGTGGTCAGTGATCGCTTGGCTTGTTTGTCATGGTTGCTGGCTCACGACCGTCTGGAGATCAAAATTGCTGTGGTCAAGGATCTCCAGGATGAAGGGATTTACCACGAAAAGCTGGGCCTTTTTATCGATGCTGAGGGGAACCAGATTGCTTTCGGTGGCTCGGCCAATGAGAGTGCTCGGGCGTACCGTCGGAATTTTGAGTGCATCACTCTATTTTGGTCATGGCGGGATGGAGATGCTGAATGTATTGACGAGATGTCGGCAGATTTTGAAGATCTCTGGCAGAACCAAACGCCTGAACTCGATGTGATGGAGTTCCCGGAGGCGGCGAAACGCAAGCTGCTGGAGCGATGCCCGGAGTACCCGCCAGAGGTAGATCAGGAGATTGAGGCGGATCGGAAAGCGGCAACGCCGTCGGGTGACTACCAAACGGTGCCGGGAGTGCCAATGCTACCCCAGGCTTTGGTACTCAGGGACTACCAGAAAAAAGCCATTGCAAACTGGTTCAAGAATAAGGGGCGCGGCACGCTGAAGATGGCGACGGGGAGCGGAAAGACGATCACGGCTTTAGCCATTGCTTCGGAACTCTATAAAAAATGTGTGGCTCGAAACAAACCGCTGCAAGCGCTGCTGATTGTTTGCCCCTACCGCCATTTGGTGACGCAGTGGGCTGAGGAAAGTCGCCAGTTTGGGTTGCAGCCGATTTTGGCTTTCAATCAAGCCGAGACCTGGCAAAGCGAGCTGCAATCGCAACTGCTGGCGCTGATGGGCGGTCGGCAGCCGTTTGTGACCATCATCACGACTAACGCGACCTTGCGGCAGGATTCTTTGCAGTCGCAACTGGCGTTTTTGCCGTCGCTGACGATGATCATTGGGGACGAAGCCCACAACTTGGGCGCGAAAAATCTGGCGGACAGTTTGCCGGATCAGGTGAAGTTGCGGCTGGCGCTGTCGGCCACACCGGAACGGTACTTTGACGAAGCGGGAACCGAAAGGATCTTTGACTACTTTGGCCCGGTTTTGGAACCTGAGTTCACTTTGAAGGATGCGATTCAGGCGGGGGCGCTGTCGCAGTATGTCTATCACCCGCTGTTGGTAAATCTGGAGCCGGAGGAGATTGAGCGCTATGCGGAACTGACGGCGGCGATCGGTCGGGCGATGGGCATTGGCGGACGGGAAGACAATGTAGCGCTAGAGCGGTTGCTGTTTGAACGGGCACGGCTCATTTGTACGGCTCAGAATAAGCTCACAACGCTGCGATCGCTGATGGCCGATCGCCTCGCAACGGATCACACGCTGTTTTATTGCGGGGATGGCTCGATCGAAGATGAGACGACGGCGGAGAGCCAACGCCAGTTAGAGGCGGTGACGGACTTGTTGAAATATCAATTGGGTTACGCCGTCGAGCCGTACATTGCGGAGACATCGCTGTCCGCTCGCGCCGATCTACGATATGCCTTTGAGCGGGGACATGTGAAGGGGCTGGTAGCGATTCGGTGTTTGGACGAAGGGGTGGATATTCCAGCGATTCAGACGGCAGTGATTTTGGCGAGTAGTAGTAATCCTCGGCAGTTTATCCAGCGGCGGGGACGCATTTTGCGCAAAGCCCCAGGTAAGAATCGTGCGGAACTGTTTGACATGATTGTGGTTCCCCCCGATCTGGGGCGGGAATACTGGGAAATAGAGCGCCGAGTACTGAAAGGGGAACTCACCCGCTTTGTGGAGTTTGCTGACCTGGCCCTGAATGCGGGGGAAGCTCGAAAAGCGCTCTATCCCTTGCAGGAAAAATATGACTTGCTAGATTTGTGA
- a CDS encoding TniQ family protein: protein MKNEAEDVQAWMEYVEPYEGESISHYFGRLRREEANSVSAPTTLSEAAGIGPALSRWEKFRFNPFPSPKELEAMGKLVGLTVEQLRAMLPAQGERLVMRSMRLCGECYRESPYHRIDWQYESTEGCEKHRLRLISRCPACDEKFALPVEWVEGACKRCGMKFTSMAKRQKPY, encoded by the coding sequence ATGAAGAATGAAGCGGAAGATGTCCAAGCCTGGATGGAGTATGTGGAACCCTATGAGGGGGAAAGCATTAGCCACTATTTCGGGCGGTTGCGACGGGAGGAGGCAAATAGTGTCTCGGCTCCCACGACATTGAGTGAAGCGGCGGGAATTGGGCCAGCTTTGTCGCGCTGGGAGAAGTTTCGGTTTAATCCGTTTCCGAGCCCCAAGGAATTGGAAGCGATGGGGAAACTGGTGGGGTTAACGGTGGAGCAGCTACGGGCGATGCTGCCAGCGCAAGGGGAACGGTTGGTGATGCGATCGATGCGGCTATGTGGGGAGTGCTATCGAGAATCGCCTTACCATCGAATTGATTGGCAATATGAATCAACAGAGGGGTGTGAGAAGCATCGGTTGCGGCTGATTTCGCGGTGCCCAGCCTGTGATGAGAAGTTTGCGTTGCCAGTGGAGTGGGTGGAAGGTGCGTGTAAGCGCTGTGGCATGAAGTTTACGTCGATGGCCAAGCGGCAAAAGCCTTATTGA